Proteins from a single region of Neomonachus schauinslandi chromosome 10, ASM220157v2, whole genome shotgun sequence:
- the MGME1 gene encoding mitochondrial genome maintenance exonuclease 1: MATRASSGGLPAVRGKKRLGRHRLRGASQGRPRPRLRQPPCPTAAGGLRTPPPSQQPRERPAARHVLPQSGLPRPRCRPSWSRAKKLRVAYPRSGPRGNGRPQGRDKDSEQRREVKKHLKMKAFHTICRQLRSSKGFSLEPTARVDFSTSSYSCSRKKKVNPYKEVDQEKYSDLVQSVLSSRGLAQTPESLFEEDNLLYGPVSKCKPPKQDEEAKAPRNWCPLLIPERSVKPNATSTPTVPLRIPLQRNTIPSVTRILQQTMTSEQIFYLERWKQRMILELGEDGFAEYSSIYVKNPAKDIFLQGKRFHKALERILTPQRDLKESDENLESGYIESVQHILKDVSGVRALESAVQHDTLKYVGLLDCVAEYQGKLCVIDWKTSEKPKPYIRNTFDNPLQVVAYVGAINNDVNYSFQVQCGLIVVAYKDGSPAHPHFMDTELCSQYWAKWLLRLEEYTKKEKNQNIQKPD, from the exons ATGGCGACGCGGGCCTCGAGCGGGGGCCTTCCGGCTGTGCGGGGAAAGAAGAGGCTGGGCCGCCACCGCCTCCGGGGCGCCTCTCAGGGGCGGCCGCGGCCCCGCCTCCGCCAGCCTCCCTGCCCGACGGCGGCGGGAGGCCTCCGGACTCCGCCACCATCCCAGCAGCCCCGGGAAAGGCCAGCGGCGCGCCACGTGCTCCCCCAGAGCGGCCTCCCCCGTCCCCGCTGCCGTCCATCTTGGAGCCGGGCAAAAAAGCTACGCGTGGCCTACCCTCGCTCCGGGCCACGCGGAAACGGCCGACCGCAGGGCCGCGACAAGGACTCGGAGCAACGG AGGGAAGTAAAAAAGCATCTAAAGATGAAGGCGTTTCACACCATCTGCAGACAGCTCAGAAGTTCAAAGGGGTTTTCTCTAGAACCAACCGCCCGTGTGGATTTTTCCACTTCCTCTTATTCTTGTAGCCGGAAGAAAAAAGTGAACCCTTATAAAGAAGTAGACCAAGAAAAGTACTCTGATTTAGTACAGTCTGTCTTGTCATCCAGAGGCCTTGCTCAGACTCCAGAATCATTGTTTGAGGAAGATAATTTACTCTATGGACCTGTGAGTAAGTGTAAGCCCCCAAAGCAAGATGAGGAAGCAAAAGCTCCACGAAACTGGTGTCCTCTCTTAATCCCAGAGAGAAGTGTAAAACCAAATGCAACAAGTACTCCTACAGTTCCTTTGAGAATCCCTTTGCAAAGAAATACCATACCAAGTGTGACCAGGATCCTTCAGCAGACCATGACATCAGAACAGATTTTCTACTTGGAGAGGTGGAAACAGCGGATGATTCTGGAACTGGGAGAGGATGGCTTTGCCGAATATTCTTCAA TTTATGTGAAGAACCCAGCCAAGG atatatttttacaAGGGAAACGGTTCCATAAAGCCTTGGAAAGGATACTTACACCCCAAAGAGACTTGAAAGAGAGTGATGAGAATCTTGAATCTGGATATATCGAAAGTGTCCAGCATATCCTGAAAGATGTCAGTGGAGTGCGAGCTCTTGAAAGCGCTGTTCAGCATGATACCTTAAAGTATGTAGGTCTACTGGACTGTGTGGCTGAATATCA GGGCAAGCTGTGTGTGATTGATTGGAAGACATCGGAGAAACCGAAACCTTATATTCGAAATACATTTGACAACCCGCTGCAGGTTGTGGCCTATGTTGGTGCCATAAATAATGATGTCAACTATAGCTTTCAGGTTCAGTGTGGCTTAATTGTGGTGGCCTACAAAGATGGATCCCCTGCCCATCCACATTTCATGGACACTGAGCTCTGTTCCCAGTACTGGGCCAAGTGGCTTCTTCGACTAGAAGAAtatacaaagaaggaaaagaaccagAATATTCAGAAACCAGACTAG